One window of the Arthrobacter sp. D5-1 genome contains the following:
- a CDS encoding alpha/beta hydrolase, with the protein MTTAGPPAQAPRALTVIPAVERSTGAVRSAQAAPAILVLPGGGYAKQADHEAEPVGEWLASLGIHAFVLRYRVAPEQHPAPLVDAKQAMLWIRNGDHGLQVDASRVGVLGFSAGGHLASTLSVEVATGDPSLDTVEAVPDLSILCYPVISFVNSVHQGSVDNLAGAGAAPGVLRELSTDLHVTPRTPPAFLWHTADDQSVTISHSLAYAGALSRAGVPVELHLFPHGVHGIGLASGTAGADQWPALCASWLGRWGWAA; encoded by the coding sequence ATGACGACGGCGGGGCCACCAGCGCAGGCGCCCCGGGCGCTGACGGTGATTCCCGCCGTCGAGCGTTCCACTGGTGCCGTGCGTTCCGCCCAAGCCGCGCCGGCCATCCTGGTGCTTCCCGGCGGGGGATACGCCAAGCAGGCAGACCACGAGGCCGAGCCCGTGGGTGAATGGCTGGCTTCATTGGGAATCCACGCATTCGTGCTGCGGTATCGGGTGGCGCCGGAACAGCACCCGGCCCCGTTGGTGGATGCCAAGCAGGCGATGCTGTGGATCCGCAACGGCGATCACGGACTGCAAGTGGATGCGTCGAGGGTTGGCGTCCTGGGATTTTCAGCCGGCGGACATCTCGCGTCCACGTTGTCCGTGGAGGTAGCCACCGGTGATCCTTCGCTGGATACCGTGGAGGCTGTGCCGGACCTCAGCATTCTCTGCTATCCGGTCATTTCGTTCGTGAATTCGGTCCATCAGGGGTCTGTGGACAACCTCGCTGGAGCGGGTGCCGCCCCTGGGGTCCTGCGGGAGCTCTCAACGGATCTTCACGTCACGCCGAGAACGCCGCCCGCTTTCCTCTGGCATACGGCCGACGACCAATCCGTCACCATCAGCCACAGCCTTGCTTATGCCGGCGCGCTCAGCCGGGCCGGTGTCCCGGTGGAACTGCACCTCTTCCCGCACGGCGTCCACGGTATTGGCCTGGCTTCGGGAACGGCCGGGGCTGATCAGTGGCCGGCGCTCTGCGCATCATGGCTCGGCCGGTGGGGCTGGGCTGCGTAA
- a CDS encoding metalloregulator ArsR/SmtB family transcription factor, with translation MADTASEIFAALAHPTRRQILQDLKDGELAAGEIAARFNATGPTVSRHLSVLRQAGLVTERRDANRILYSLVGERLALSVGDFLSTVCPEQIVLREVRKRNPSRPSTRTPKATRTSEV, from the coding sequence ATGGCAGATACAGCTTCAGAGATCTTCGCCGCCCTTGCGCACCCCACCAGGCGGCAAATACTTCAAGACCTCAAGGACGGCGAGTTGGCCGCCGGTGAGATCGCTGCGCGATTCAACGCCACGGGACCCACCGTTTCCCGGCACTTGAGCGTGCTGCGCCAGGCCGGCCTGGTCACGGAACGGCGGGATGCCAACCGCATTCTCTACTCGCTCGTTGGTGAGCGCCTGGCCCTGTCGGTGGGAGACTTCCTTTCCACGGTTTGCCCCGAGCAAATCGTGTTGCGGGAGGTCCGGAAGCGGAATCCTTCCCGCCCCTCGACCAGGACGCCGAAGGCGACCAGGACATCTGAAGTCTGA
- a CDS encoding MFS transporter yields MAPPPPSAANVSQPVIDSLSARPLPDTDQPDTNQPDTVTQPLAVVSEKLPWRHTFISLKVPNFRIFAIGHFIAVIAIWMQRIAQDWMVLQLSGSVTAVGITVALQFMPSLFLGPWGGMIADRFAKRKILIICQSAAAVLAAVLAVLSLSQRVEVWHVYVIALALGFVTVLDQPARQVFVNELVGPKYLRNAISVNSTTFQLGGLIGPALAGVLLTAVGAGWAFAANAVACCTTVAMLLILRKDQLHLSQPTPRKKGMLREGLNYALSKPTIYWPWLMAGFVAVFAMSLPVLLAAFADHVYDAGAGGYGLLNAMVALGALMGAVASTRRRQLRLRSVVTSAGLYGLMLCVSSLMPSMVWFSVTMVLAGFWCLMFLTAANQMVQTSSNMSIRGRVMSLYLVVLIGGQAIGGPMMGWLAEHFGPHLAVLISGGVPAIAAAVVAVVLARKSSLHLKVDLRDRRRVLRIVQETQPA; encoded by the coding sequence TTGGCACCCCCACCGCCTTCAGCGGCAAACGTCAGCCAGCCCGTCATCGATTCCCTGTCCGCTCGCCCGCTGCCGGATACAGACCAGCCGGACACCAACCAGCCGGACACCGTCACCCAGCCACTCGCCGTCGTGAGTGAAAAGCTGCCCTGGCGTCATACTTTCATCTCCCTGAAGGTCCCCAACTTCAGGATTTTCGCGATCGGCCACTTCATTGCCGTCATCGCCATCTGGATGCAGCGCATCGCCCAGGACTGGATGGTGCTGCAGCTGTCCGGTTCCGTCACCGCAGTCGGCATTACGGTGGCGTTGCAGTTCATGCCGTCACTGTTCCTGGGACCATGGGGCGGCATGATCGCCGACCGCTTTGCCAAGCGCAAGATCCTCATCATCTGCCAATCGGCGGCGGCCGTGCTGGCTGCAGTGTTGGCGGTACTGTCCCTGAGCCAGCGCGTTGAAGTCTGGCACGTGTACGTCATTGCCTTGGCCCTGGGCTTCGTGACGGTCCTGGACCAGCCGGCCCGGCAGGTGTTCGTCAACGAACTCGTCGGCCCCAAGTACCTCCGGAATGCCATCAGCGTCAACTCCACCACCTTCCAGCTGGGCGGCTTGATCGGGCCTGCCTTGGCGGGTGTGCTGCTCACCGCTGTCGGCGCAGGCTGGGCCTTCGCTGCCAACGCTGTGGCCTGCTGTACCACTGTGGCCATGCTGCTGATCCTTCGCAAGGACCAGCTGCACCTCAGCCAGCCGACGCCCCGCAAAAAGGGGATGCTGCGTGAAGGCCTTAACTATGCGCTCAGCAAGCCCACCATTTACTGGCCGTGGTTGATGGCCGGGTTCGTGGCCGTTTTCGCCATGAGCTTGCCTGTGTTGCTGGCCGCCTTTGCGGACCACGTGTACGACGCCGGTGCCGGAGGCTACGGCCTGCTGAACGCCATGGTTGCGCTCGGTGCACTGATGGGAGCGGTGGCGTCCACCCGGCGTCGCCAGCTGCGGTTGAGGTCGGTAGTGACGTCGGCGGGGCTGTACGGTCTCATGCTCTGTGTCTCATCGCTGATGCCGTCCATGGTGTGGTTCAGCGTCACCATGGTCCTTGCCGGATTCTGGTGCCTCATGTTCCTCACTGCGGCCAACCAAATGGTGCAGACCAGCTCCAACATGAGCATCCGCGGCCGTGTCATGAGCCTCTACCTGGTGGTGCTGATCGGCGGACAGGCCATTGGCGGCCCCATGATGGGCTGGCTGGCCGAGCACTTTGGTCCGCACCTTGCTGTCCTGATTTCGGGTGGTGTGCCGGCCATCGCCGCTGCGGTGGTCGCCGTCGTCCTTGCCCGGAAGTCTTCGCTGCACCTGAAGGTGGACCTGCGTGACCGGCGCCGGGTGCTGCGGATCGTGCAGGAGACCCAACCGGCATAG
- a CDS encoding N(5)-(carboxyethyl)ornithine synthase: MTAPTAQLSIGVLASSLKPNERRLPIHPQHLERIDPEVRQQLRFEFGYGERFGVSDSTLESLVGGLGTRQELIAGSDVILLPKPQAQDLAELRDGQTLWGWPHCVQDRAITQLAIDKKLTLIAFEAMNHWAGDGGFGLHVFHKNNELAGYCSVLHALALTGSTGDYGRRLSAVVIGFGATARGAVTALNAHGVHDVQVLTNRGVAAVGSPIHSVRIVQFDHDSNAPFLSEVITDKGRKPLAPFLAAADIVVNCTLQDPNAPLTYLRTEDLTEFRADSLIVDVSCDEGMGFSWARTTTFDEPMFRVGGHVNYYAVDHSPSYLWNSASWEISEALLPFLDTVAAGPAGWDANETISRAIEIRDGVIRNPDVLEFQGRSAEYPHLPTA, from the coding sequence GTGACCGCGCCAACCGCCCAGCTGAGCATAGGCGTCCTCGCTTCCTCGCTGAAGCCCAATGAGCGCCGCCTCCCCATCCATCCCCAGCATCTGGAGCGCATCGATCCGGAAGTGCGCCAACAGCTCAGGTTTGAATTCGGCTATGGCGAGCGGTTCGGCGTCTCTGACAGCACGCTGGAATCGCTGGTGGGTGGGCTCGGTACACGGCAGGAATTGATCGCCGGCAGCGACGTCATCCTCCTGCCCAAGCCGCAGGCCCAGGACTTGGCCGAACTCCGCGACGGCCAAACGCTGTGGGGCTGGCCGCACTGTGTCCAGGACCGGGCCATCACGCAACTGGCCATCGACAAGAAGCTCACGCTCATCGCGTTTGAGGCCATGAATCACTGGGCAGGCGACGGTGGCTTCGGCCTGCATGTTTTCCACAAGAACAACGAGCTCGCCGGGTACTGCTCTGTGCTTCACGCCTTGGCACTCACGGGTTCCACGGGCGACTACGGCCGCCGGCTGAGCGCCGTGGTCATTGGCTTCGGGGCCACTGCGCGTGGCGCCGTCACTGCACTGAATGCCCACGGCGTTCACGACGTCCAGGTCCTGACCAACCGTGGCGTCGCCGCCGTCGGGTCACCCATTCACTCGGTGCGGATTGTGCAGTTCGATCATGACAGCAACGCACCTTTCCTCAGCGAAGTCATCACGGACAAGGGGCGCAAGCCCTTGGCGCCGTTCCTGGCCGCCGCGGACATCGTGGTCAATTGCACTCTTCAGGACCCCAACGCCCCGCTGACGTACCTTCGCACGGAGGATTTGACGGAATTCCGGGCTGACAGCCTGATTGTGGACGTTTCCTGCGACGAAGGAATGGGGTTCAGCTGGGCACGCACCACCACCTTCGACGAACCCATGTTCCGTGTGGGCGGGCACGTCAACTACTACGCCGTGGACCACAGCCCGTCGTATCTCTGGAACTCAGCCAGCTGGGAAATCAGCGAAGCCTTGCTTCCTTTCCTGGACACCGTTGCGGCCGGCCCGGCCGGATGGGATGCCAACGAGACCATCTCGCGGGCCATCGAAATCCGCGACGGCGTCATCCGCAACCCGGATGTCCTGGAATTCCAAGGACGCTCAGCGGAGTACCCGCACTTGCCAACGGCATAA
- a CDS encoding sugar phosphate isomerase/epimerase — MIDLTTLADLTPGICSVTLRSHGIDEVVRISSNAGLAGIEWGTDVHVSDAESAAHAKGATEAAGLTVLSLGSYYRCGAFGDFDRVLDLATALGAPRIRVWAGEQGSAGAGQEHRDAVVKDTQRIADLAAARGVAIAFEYHGNTLTDSPATTLELLNRVNHANVGTYWQPAVGLSDQQALESLHEVLPHVVGVHCFSWGPVAERFPLRNRKLLWQTVSDVLRGNGKDLDIMLEFVEDDLPDNVINDASFLHTITLGED; from the coding sequence ATGATCGACCTCACCACTCTGGCTGACCTCACGCCTGGCATCTGTTCCGTGACTCTCCGCTCCCACGGGATTGACGAGGTGGTCCGCATTTCATCGAATGCGGGCCTGGCCGGCATCGAGTGGGGCACTGATGTGCACGTCAGCGATGCGGAGTCCGCGGCGCACGCAAAGGGAGCAACTGAAGCAGCGGGACTCACGGTTCTCTCGCTCGGCTCGTACTACCGCTGCGGCGCCTTCGGGGATTTCGATCGGGTCCTGGACCTCGCTACGGCACTGGGCGCCCCGCGAATCCGGGTGTGGGCCGGCGAACAGGGTTCGGCCGGCGCCGGCCAGGAACACCGGGACGCGGTGGTGAAGGACACTCAGCGGATTGCGGATCTCGCGGCCGCCCGGGGTGTCGCCATCGCGTTTGAGTATCACGGCAACACCCTCACCGACTCCCCCGCCACCACCTTGGAGTTACTGAACCGCGTGAACCATGCCAACGTCGGCACTTACTGGCAGCCCGCCGTCGGACTTTCAGACCAGCAGGCGCTGGAGTCCCTTCACGAAGTCCTCCCCCACGTGGTGGGGGTGCACTGCTTCTCCTGGGGGCCGGTTGCCGAACGCTTCCCGCTGCGGAACCGGAAGTTGCTGTGGCAGACCGTCTCTGACGTCCTGCGCGGAAACGGCAAGGACCTGGACATCATGCTGGAGTTCGTCGAGGACGACCTTCCGGACAACGTCATCAACGATGCCTCGTTCCTCCACACCATCACCTTGGGCGAGGACTGA
- a CDS encoding GNAT family N-acetyltransferase, with protein MTPARLVQPSAKFHESWLESYDEWGTLNQDGSAAFVAARYDLDLRDNSDFAEWVHLLHELPKKGFQPPEGLANQSTIWVVDDNAYLGAASLRHSLANDYLTEVGGNIGYGIRPSARGRGLAKLALKGALQEGRSLGMERVLVTCKQPNLASARTIEACGGVS; from the coding sequence ATGACTCCCGCCAGGCTCGTCCAGCCGTCCGCAAAGTTCCATGAGTCCTGGCTGGAAAGCTACGACGAGTGGGGCACCCTTAACCAGGATGGCTCAGCGGCTTTTGTGGCTGCGAGATACGACCTGGATCTCCGCGACAACAGCGACTTCGCGGAGTGGGTTCACCTTCTGCACGAGTTGCCCAAGAAGGGCTTCCAACCCCCTGAAGGCCTGGCCAACCAGAGCACCATCTGGGTTGTCGATGACAACGCATACCTGGGGGCAGCCAGCCTCAGGCACTCGTTGGCCAATGACTACCTCACTGAGGTGGGAGGCAACATTGGCTACGGCATACGGCCCAGCGCGCGGGGGCGGGGGCTCGCCAAGCTTGCACTGAAAGGTGCCCTCCAGGAGGGTCGCTCCCTCGGCATGGAACGCGTGCTGGTGACGTGCAAACAGCCGAACCTGGCGTCCGCCCGCACCATCGAGGCGTGCGGCGGCGTTTCTTGA
- a CDS encoding M15 family metallopeptidase, whose product MKARRRVAACAVFLAVAVAGGVVTAVPATAAGPTVISAAKTAATTKVPATANPLPSVDPIGDPANISVLVNKSRPLNPASYAPSDLVNARGSGQYMRAEAAAWLNGLFQGAADAGTGGLSIVSGYRSYATQNQVYWGYVNAYGQAYADTISARPGYSEHQTGLAMDIGNAAGSCGLSTCFGDTAAGKWVAANAHKYGFIVRYPNGYTGTTGYSYEPWHLRYVGVALATDMNRRGFPTLEHYFAGNTAAAASIKSGADLVAADSSGRLLRYPATAAGGYAGAVQIGSGWTGLKQAFVVDWDIDGVYDILAQWNNGVLGVYRGLPGGGFANQVVVGNGGWERMTITVGKWTHKHGRPGVVGYFPDGVLRYYPNTFGGALSAPQIIGKGWNGMELTIADWEGDGANDILARTGSGALINYRGDGWAGFYGPATTVGTGWQYMRVLAPSFGLTGAGTRGITAQTADGNLYNYGLGRGQWTTYRQVGSGWNGLKLFK is encoded by the coding sequence GTGAAGGCACGACGACGGGTGGCTGCGTGCGCGGTTTTCCTCGCCGTGGCAGTGGCTGGCGGAGTTGTCACCGCGGTTCCCGCCACGGCGGCAGGACCGACGGTGATTTCTGCAGCAAAAACAGCAGCAACCACAAAGGTCCCCGCCACAGCGAACCCGTTGCCGAGCGTTGACCCCATCGGTGACCCTGCCAACATTTCGGTCCTGGTCAACAAATCGCGGCCACTGAATCCGGCGAGCTACGCGCCGTCGGACCTTGTCAACGCACGTGGCTCGGGCCAGTACATGCGTGCGGAAGCTGCGGCGTGGCTCAACGGCTTGTTCCAGGGGGCGGCAGACGCAGGCACGGGCGGCTTGTCGATCGTAAGCGGCTACCGGTCCTACGCAACCCAAAACCAGGTGTATTGGGGCTATGTCAATGCTTATGGCCAGGCCTACGCGGACACTATTTCGGCCCGCCCCGGATACAGCGAGCACCAGACAGGTCTCGCCATGGACATCGGCAACGCAGCCGGCAGCTGTGGCCTGAGCACCTGCTTCGGCGATACCGCGGCCGGCAAGTGGGTAGCTGCGAATGCCCATAAATACGGTTTCATAGTCCGCTACCCCAACGGTTACACGGGCACCACGGGCTACAGCTACGAACCGTGGCACTTGCGCTACGTGGGCGTAGCCTTGGCCACCGACATGAACCGGCGCGGATTCCCGACGCTGGAGCACTACTTTGCGGGCAACACCGCCGCCGCAGCAAGCATCAAGTCCGGCGCCGACCTGGTGGCTGCCGACTCGTCGGGCCGTCTTTTGCGCTACCCCGCGACGGCGGCCGGCGGCTACGCGGGTGCAGTCCAGATCGGTTCGGGCTGGACCGGCTTGAAGCAGGCTTTCGTGGTGGACTGGGACATCGACGGCGTCTACGACATCCTGGCGCAGTGGAACAACGGCGTCCTGGGGGTCTATCGAGGTCTTCCGGGCGGTGGATTCGCCAACCAGGTGGTGGTGGGCAACGGCGGCTGGGAGCGTATGACCATCACCGTGGGTAAGTGGACGCACAAGCATGGCCGGCCCGGCGTCGTCGGATACTTCCCGGACGGTGTGCTGCGCTACTACCCCAACACCTTTGGTGGTGCGCTGAGCGCACCGCAAATCATTGGCAAGGGCTGGAACGGCATGGAACTGACCATCGCCGACTGGGAAGGCGACGGCGCCAACGACATCCTGGCCAGGACAGGTTCCGGTGCCCTGATTAATTACCGCGGTGACGGGTGGGCAGGCTTCTACGGACCGGCCACCACCGTGGGCACCGGCTGGCAGTACATGCGCGTCTTGGCCCCCAGCTTTGGGCTGACTGGCGCGGGCACCCGCGGCATCACTGCACAGACCGCCGACGGCAACCTGTACAACTACGGCCTGGGCCGGGGACAGTGGACAACGTACCGTCAGGTGGGTTCCGGATGGAACGGCCTGAAACTGTTCAAGTAG
- a CDS encoding LysR substrate-binding domain-containing protein — MFEPVQLRSFLAVAETLSFTKAAERLGLAQPTVSQHVRKLEAAAKRVLVARDTREVRLTDNGDAMAGFARNILAAHDSAARYFSGSAMRGRLRFGTADDLAITGLPRILREFRQLYPQINLELTVSQSDQLYKRLNAGQLDLVFVKWVAGAKEGTVVRHDNFAWVGVEQTVLEPGAPVPLIAYPAPSLSRKLAIDALEAEGRTWRITCSTKQISGVLAAVRAGIGVAVMPASLVPEDLKVITQRFGLPPVGDVDFTLIRNPLANAEVIDALTQAIMGRTLSKSN, encoded by the coding sequence GTGTTTGAACCTGTCCAGCTCCGTTCCTTTTTGGCCGTCGCGGAAACGCTGAGTTTCACTAAGGCAGCCGAGCGGCTGGGCCTCGCACAGCCCACGGTCAGCCAGCATGTCCGCAAGCTCGAGGCCGCCGCCAAGCGCGTACTCGTGGCCCGGGATACCCGTGAAGTCAGGCTTACTGACAACGGTGATGCCATGGCTGGCTTTGCCCGCAACATCCTTGCTGCCCACGATTCCGCGGCCCGCTACTTTTCCGGCTCGGCCATGCGGGGACGCCTCCGCTTCGGGACAGCCGACGACCTCGCCATCACCGGCCTCCCCCGGATTCTCCGGGAGTTCCGGCAGCTCTACCCACAGATCAACCTCGAGCTCACTGTCAGCCAAAGCGACCAGCTGTACAAGCGGCTCAATGCCGGGCAACTGGACCTGGTGTTCGTGAAATGGGTGGCCGGAGCAAAGGAAGGCACGGTGGTCCGGCACGACAACTTCGCGTGGGTGGGCGTGGAGCAGACAGTGCTGGAACCGGGCGCCCCCGTGCCGCTGATTGCGTACCCGGCACCGAGTTTGAGCCGGAAGCTTGCCATCGATGCCTTGGAAGCGGAAGGCCGGACATGGCGGATCACCTGCAGCACCAAACAGATCAGCGGAGTGCTCGCGGCCGTCCGGGCCGGGATTGGAGTCGCCGTAATGCCGGCATCGCTGGTGCCCGAGGACCTGAAGGTCATCACCCAGCGATTCGGCCTGCCGCCGGTGGGCGACGTGGACTTCACCTTGATCCGGAATCCACTCGCCAACGCCGAGGTCATCGACGCCCTGACACAGGCCATCATGGGCCGGACGCTGAGTAAGTCGAACTAG
- a CDS encoding nuclear transport factor 2 family protein, with the protein MTLTDAGEAGPLAVINRLLEATNKHDLEGLAACFAPGYVNETPAHPTRGFTGRDTIRSNWEQLFTGVPDIKAHLLSHSVNGSSIWTELHLKGAWRDGTPHEMTGVIIFGVDEGIISSARFYLEPVEKTAALDDTADRVTHRVTHGRPAAEPAQ; encoded by the coding sequence ATGACTCTCACCGACGCTGGTGAGGCGGGCCCGCTCGCCGTCATCAACCGCCTGCTGGAAGCCACGAACAAGCACGATCTGGAAGGCCTGGCGGCCTGCTTTGCGCCGGGCTACGTCAACGAAACGCCGGCGCATCCCACCAGGGGCTTCACTGGGCGGGACACCATCCGCAGCAATTGGGAGCAACTTTTCACGGGTGTCCCTGACATCAAGGCGCATCTCCTCTCGCACAGCGTCAACGGCAGCTCCATCTGGACCGAGCTGCACCTGAAGGGTGCGTGGCGCGATGGTACGCCGCACGAAATGACGGGCGTCATCATCTTCGGCGTGGACGAGGGCATCATCAGCAGCGCGCGTTTCTATTTGGAGCCGGTGGAAAAGACGGCAGCACTGGACGATACCGCCGATCGTGTGACCCACCGCGTCACCCATGGCCGTCCGGCGGCCGAGCCGGCGCAGTGA
- a CDS encoding LacI family DNA-binding transcriptional regulator: MAASTLSEVARLAGVSLATASRVLNGSSRKPAEDIAERVREAADKLGYVPNAQAQALAKSSSGLIGLVVHDIADPYFSAIARGVQEAARQQNRMVLLATTSGAPSDEKEAVAAFAARRADSIVIAGSRSVRAEDKQGNAELAAELDRYCRNGGHVGVVGHPVVGASTSEGYHVVKVPNEELAAGLAAELAATHDGAFLIIAGPEGLYTSDDRVRGFQRGLADAGRPAAEVVRTGFNRAGGYEAGQALAERIKSSAERLCIFAVNDVMAIGVTAALRPEGVWIPRDATIAGFDDIETLRDFRPALSTVHLPLEDIGRLAAGDPDTPPVSGAVKLRRSTETPVESQV, translated from the coding sequence GTGGCCGCCAGCACACTGAGTGAAGTTGCCCGTTTGGCCGGGGTTTCCCTGGCCACCGCATCCAGGGTCCTCAACGGCTCGTCCCGTAAGCCCGCCGAGGACATTGCCGAACGCGTCCGCGAGGCCGCCGACAAGCTCGGCTACGTGCCCAACGCGCAGGCGCAGGCGTTGGCCAAGTCGAGTTCGGGCCTGATCGGACTGGTTGTCCATGACATCGCCGATCCCTATTTCTCTGCGATCGCCCGCGGAGTCCAGGAAGCTGCCCGCCAGCAGAACCGCATGGTGCTCCTGGCCACCACCTCCGGGGCTCCTTCGGATGAAAAGGAAGCCGTCGCAGCCTTCGCTGCGCGTCGCGCCGACTCGATTGTCATTGCCGGTTCGCGTTCCGTGCGGGCTGAGGACAAGCAAGGAAATGCCGAGCTGGCCGCCGAGCTGGACCGTTATTGCCGCAATGGCGGTCATGTGGGAGTTGTCGGCCATCCGGTGGTGGGCGCGTCCACGAGCGAGGGCTACCACGTGGTGAAAGTCCCCAACGAGGAACTGGCTGCCGGCCTCGCTGCGGAATTGGCCGCCACTCATGATGGTGCTTTCCTGATCATTGCCGGACCCGAGGGTCTCTACACATCGGACGACCGTGTCCGCGGTTTCCAGCGCGGGCTCGCGGACGCTGGGAGGCCCGCCGCCGAGGTGGTCCGCACTGGATTCAACCGGGCCGGCGGGTATGAAGCCGGTCAGGCGCTTGCCGAACGGATCAAGTCCTCCGCGGAACGCCTCTGCATCTTTGCCGTCAATGACGTCATGGCCATCGGCGTTACCGCCGCCCTTCGGCCGGAGGGCGTGTGGATTCCCCGCGACGCCACCATCGCCGGTTTCGACGACATTGAAACCCTGCGCGACTTCCGGCCCGCACTGTCCACCGTGCACCTGCCGCTCGAAGATATTGGCCGGCTCGCTGCGGGAGATCCGGATACTCCTCCCGTCAGTGGCGCGGTCAAGCTCCGCCGCAGCACCGAAACTCCGGTGGAATCACAGGTATGA
- a CDS encoding NAD(P)H-binding protein, which yields MRVAITGGTGFVGRHLAERLDRPGTVIISRRTGTAITDVEALTEAFTGCDVVAHCAGINREIGDQTFQRVHVEGTRAVIEAARRAGVQRIVMLSFLRARPDCGSAYHETKWAAEELLRQSGIEHTILKAGMIYGKGDHMVDHVTRAVRSFPVFATVGYRERTVRPIPVEEAVNTLIAALEGRVPTPIVAVVGAEELELGVAVRRIARMAGGHPVFVRAPIWSIRALAQLTEWTMVVPLVAKAQAQMLAEGVSVPSPYAPWLPVELRPRLPFDDERIRAAVPEGRFALDDLRVVRWWNGRMDRSRPSGPVH from the coding sequence ATGCGTGTAGCTATTACCGGCGGTACCGGCTTTGTAGGCCGTCACCTCGCGGAACGACTCGACAGGCCGGGCACCGTCATCATTTCGCGTCGGACAGGGACCGCAATCACCGACGTCGAAGCCTTGACGGAGGCCTTCACGGGTTGCGACGTCGTAGCCCACTGTGCGGGGATCAACCGGGAGATCGGTGACCAGACTTTCCAGCGGGTTCACGTTGAAGGCACCCGCGCCGTCATTGAAGCTGCCCGGAGGGCGGGCGTCCAAAGAATCGTCATGCTGAGCTTCCTTCGCGCCCGTCCGGATTGTGGTTCCGCCTATCACGAGACCAAATGGGCTGCCGAGGAGCTCCTGCGGCAGTCGGGCATCGAGCACACGATTCTCAAGGCGGGGATGATCTACGGAAAGGGAGACCACATGGTGGACCATGTGACGCGTGCGGTGCGCAGCTTTCCGGTTTTCGCAACGGTCGGTTATCGGGAGCGGACTGTTCGACCCATACCGGTGGAAGAGGCCGTCAACACCCTGATCGCCGCCCTTGAAGGTCGCGTGCCCACCCCGATCGTCGCTGTTGTCGGAGCCGAAGAGCTCGAACTTGGAGTGGCTGTCCGCAGGATCGCCCGGATGGCGGGGGGCCACCCTGTTTTCGTCCGCGCCCCCATCTGGTCGATCCGCGCGCTGGCTCAGCTGACAGAGTGGACCATGGTGGTGCCACTCGTGGCAAAAGCCCAGGCGCAGATGCTCGCCGAGGGGGTCAGCGTGCCTTCACCCTATGCGCCCTGGCTTCCCGTGGAGCTGCGTCCCAGGCTTCCTTTCGACGACGAACGCATCCGGGCCGCCGTACCGGAAGGCCGCTTCGCCTTGGACGACCTTCGGGTAGTGAGGTGGTGGAACGGGCGCATGGACCGCAGCCGGCCGAGCGGCCCGGTCCACTAG